The DNA region CAGGACGCTCGACAAAGCGAAAATCCCCATGGCGGCAATCGCGAGGCCGTAAGCCCAGATCGGCGCGGCTCCGAAGCTGAGGCTATTCGCGGTCGCGATCAGCACGCCCAGAAGGCCGATGACCGTGCCCTTCCATTGCCGCGCGCTGAGTGACTGGCCAAGGATCGGGGCCGAGAGCGCAGCAATCGCCAGCGGGATCAGATCAGAAAACAGCGCGACCAGCCCGGTCGGCACCCCGAGCTGGATCGCCTGCGCAAAACCGCCGAGGTAGAGAAACATCGTCGCGACGCCAAAAGCCATCTGCCGCAGCAAGGCATGGGCCGTGATCCTGGGCCCGATCAGCAAAGCGAAGGGCAACAGCACCACGCCCGCGACCAGCGTCCGCCAGAACAGCACCAGCATGACATCGGCACTTTCGCTGGCAAAGCGCACACCGATATAGCCCGAGCTCCAGCACAGGATCAGCGCGGTTGCGAGCAGCGGCCACAGAAGGCGCGGCTGGGGCGTTAGGAGTTTCTGGCGGGTCATGGCACGGTTTCCCAGTTGGTAACTGGCTTCGGATTAGCGTGGGACCGGGGAGAAATGCACATGACAAAAATTGATGGTGCAATGATCTTCATGATCTCAATGGCATGATAATTTGATTTCCCGACGCAAATCCGTCACTCTATGACGAAAGGAATAAGCTCAGGAGATCAACCCATGTCCGGAGTCATGCAGCGCCGCCTTGATGTCGACCAGCTTCGCGCTCTCATGGCGATCGAGCAGCACGGCGGCGTCACCCGCGCGGCCGAGGCGCTTGGCCTCTCGCAATCGGCGGTCAGCCACAAGGTCCGGCGGCTGGAAATAGCGCTCGATTGCGAGATCCTGAGCCGGCGGCCGAATGCGCCGATG from Paracoccus aminophilus JCM 7686 includes:
- a CDS encoding DMT family transporter, coding for MTRQKLLTPQPRLLWPLLATALILCWSSGYIGVRFASESADVMLVLFWRTLVAGVVLLPFALLIGPRITAHALLRQMAFGVATMFLYLGGFAQAIQLGVPTGLVALFSDLIPLAIAALSAPILGQSLSARQWKGTVIGLLGVLIATANSLSFGAAPIWAYGLAIAAMGIFALSSVLQKRLGAFEMPVHQSLCIQCLTGAGLFALVATSQGSLIPPLGGHFEIGILWLVLLSTFSAYGLYYTCLRLFPAAQVAGVLYLSPPVTMLWAWAMFGEPLSALMFVGLAVTLFGVWMTMARAPVSAEPAPPNPRQA